Within Streptomyces albofaciens JCM 4342, the genomic segment CTTCGCCTCCCTCACCCCGTACGGAGCCGGCACCCCGTCGCTCTACAGCGTCAACATCTTCACCGGCCAGGCCACCCCCATCGGCCAGTTCCCGCTGAACATCACGGACCTCGCCATCGCCCTCACCGGCACCTGACCCGGTCGGTCATCCCCTCGCCGCGGCCTGGCCGTCACCGGACCGCGGCGCGTCACCGCGACGGCGTGCGGCGTTGTGTGGTGGATCCGGCAGGTCCGGCACATCCAGCTCATCCGACACATCCGACCCGTCCGTCACGTCCGGCTCACCCGACACGTATGACCCATCCGGCACGTCCGGCACATAGTCCCGCCGCTGCTCACGGGTCGGACCGGTTCCGGTGCTGACTGCACCACGCCTCATGGGCGGGGCCCGTGAGCCGGGCCGCGGTCTCCGGTCTGGCTCACACGGCCCAGGGGAGCGTGACCTTGTTGCCGTCGGGGAGGGCGGCCTGTCCGCCGACCGGCATGGCGACGAGGGCCTGAGCGTCCTCAAGCGCCGTGAGCCGGCGAGTGGCGCCGCCCGGGACCATGACCGCTTGGCCGGCCTTGACGATCTCCGTCTCGTCGCCGATGACCACCTCGAAGGCGCCGGAGATCGGCATCCAGACCTGCTCGCGGTCGATCGTGTGGACCGGAGTCTCCTTGCCGGCCGCCATCTCGACTCGCCAGGTACACAGCTCGGTGCTGCCCTGGCTGGGTGCCGCCAGGCCGAACATGGCCGCCGCGGCGGTGCGGGTGGTGCGCGCGTCGGTCTCGGTCACTACGTGCATCTTCGGCTCCTTATAAAGTAGCTTTACTCGCCGCGAGTAAAGTACCTGTACTCATCCGTGTCAACATGGGGGAGATGGAGACCAACGACCCTCTTGAGCGAGCCGAGCTGAGCTTCCTCCTCGGCATGGCGTTCCAGCTGGTGCTCTCCGAGTTCGTGTCCAGACTCGACGCCGCCGGCTACGGCGAACTGCGCCCCATGCACGGACTGGCCTTCCAGGCGCTCTTCGGCGCCGGACTGACGAGTACCGAACTGGCCGAGCGGCTCGGGATCACCAAGCAGGCTGCCGGCCAGCTCGTCGACGAGCTGGAGAAGAGCGGCTACCTGCAACGACGGCCCCACCCCGCCGGCGGGCGCCGCAAGCTGGTGGTGCTGACCGAGCAAGCCCTGAAGCACCTGGTCGTAGCGGGGGGCATTTTGCGCGAGCTTGAGGACGAGCTGGCGGTGCGGCTCCAGCGGGAGGGGCTCACCATGCCGCGGGCCGAGCTGGCCGCGCTCGTTCGCACGCTGGCCGGCGATACCGTCCCGCCGTTGCGCCCCGTCTGGTGAACGCCTTCCTGCCCCCGGAAGCGGACATCGCCTGTCTGATTTGGAAGGCTGTTGACGGTAGTGGGTAAAGCAGGTTGACTAGCGCGCGATCGATTGCGACGCCAGCTTGCGGAGTCCAGATCAGACGATCATGAACGTGATGTCCCACACCTGGCGGGGTCGAGCGCCCCGGGGCCCCGACCCCGGCCCCGAGTACGGCGCCGAGTACGGCGCCAAGTACGGGAGTCCGGGCACGCGGAGCGAACCGGTCGCGGTGACCGGACTCGCCTGTCGGTTTCCTGGTGGAAGCGACGCCGACTCCTTCCGGCGGCTGCCGGGGACCAGGGATCGACGGGGTCCGCGCGGTGCCGGCGGACCGCTCGTACCGCCGCCGTCACCGATACCGGCCCGCGCGGGCTACGCACGGAGGTGTGCGGCCCGCCTCACTCCTGCCGCTCACCGTACGGGCCGCGCTCACCAAGGGCCGCGTCGGCGGCCCGCAGGTGGTGTGCGACCGGGCCGAAGGAGACCAGGCCGCTGCCGGCGCCGGCCGACTCGCCGTCGGCGGTGGCGAGTTCGTCGCGAGCTCGGCGCAGGACCCGCTCGTGTCCCACGGCGGCGGCCGTGCGGGCCAGTACGCACCACAGTGCCTCCTGGAGGAGGTCGTGGGGCGGCCGGGGAACGGTGGCGAGCGCCTGCCGGGCTCGCTCGGTGGCGCCGGAGGCGGCCAGCAGCAGGGGGTCGAGCCAGGGGCGGTACGGGCCGGGGTCAAGGTCGGTGAAGTCGTCGGGGGCGGGGAGGGTGCCGTCCCGCATGGCCGGGACCAGTGCGACGAGGACGGCCGCTCCCCGGGTGAGTCCGGGCATCCCGCAGTGCGCGGTTTCCGCGAGGACCTTCGCGTACTGGGGGCGGGCCGCTGGCCATCCGTCGGTCTCGCAGGTGCGCAGCGCCCGGTACCAGGAGGTGAAGACCCCGGCGAGCGGGCGTTCGTTGCGGACCGCCAGCCGGTCGATCTCCTCGGCCTCCGCGTCCGCCGCCGCGAGATCGCCGAGTCCGGCGAGGGCCTGGAGGCGGATGAGGCGTGCCAGGACCTCGTGGCTGGGCAGGTGGTGGCCGACGGCCAGCCGGGCGAGTTCGGCGCCGAGGGCTTCGCGGCGGGCGGCCGAGCCGCAGGTGGCGAAGGACTGCATGAAGGCGCCGTTGAGGGCGAACGCGAGTACGGCGGGGTCCGCGAGGCGCCGGGCGAGGCGGACGGCTTCCTCGGCGGCGCGTTCGGCGCGCAGCCGCCAGGGCTCGGCGGCGGGGGCGTCGGCCGCCCGGGGGAGCGGTGCGTCGGCGGCCGCGTCGCCGCGTGACTCCACGGCGACGACCGACAGCAGCCGGGCCCGCAGCGCGGGCGGGCCGTCGGGGCCGAGCCGGGCGGCGGCGCGGGCGGCGGCCCGGGCGAGTTCACCGGCGTTCGCCGGGTCGTCGGCGCGGGTCCAGACCGCCGGGACGTCGTACGAGCCGATGATCCCGGCGGCCAGCTCGGCGTCCCCGGTCGTCTCGGCCGCCGCGACCAGTTCCCGCCGGTGCTCGCGCGCCTCCTCCAGACCGTCGGCACCGGTCACCGCGAGGTCCCGCAGCAGCCCGGCGGTGGCGTGCAGCCGGGCCCGGGACCGGGCGGGCACCGAGCGTTCCCACGCGGCGGCCGCCCGGTCCCAGACGCCGTCCGCCACTCCGGCCGGTTCGGCCGCGGTGCCGGTGGCGCCACTGAGGATGCGGGCCTCGGCGCGCGCCAGGGCAGCCCCGGTGCCGGTGCCGGATCCGTACGCGCCGGTGAGGGCCGTACGGGCGTGTCGCAGCGTTTCGAGGGCCTCGCCGCGCCGGCCGGACCGGTCCAGCGCGGTCGCCAGCAGCACCCAGCCGTCCTCCCGCCCCGGGTGCGCGGTGACATGGGCCCGCAGATCGGCCACGGCGTCCCGGGCGGCGCCGGTGGCCAGCAGGGCGTCGGCGCGGCGCTCGACGGCGTCCAGGCGCAGCGCCTCCAGCCGGGTCTGTTCGGCGGCGGCCCACGCGGCGGCGGGGAAGTCGGCCAGGACCGGTCCGCGCCATCGGGCCAGCGCCTCGTCCCAGAGGGCGACCGCCGCGTGCGGCGGCGCCGCGGCGGCCCGCGCGGCCGTGTCCTCGAACCGCCAGGCGTCCACCACGTCGCGGCCGGCGCGCAGGACGTAGCCGGGGCCGTCGGTGACCAGCAGCCGCGACGGCTGCCGGGGCGGACGCCCGGGCTCCAGGGCGCGGCGCAGCGCCGCGACGAAGGTGCGGACCGCGCCGACCGCGCCGGCCGGCGGACCGTCCGGCCACAGGTCGTCCACCAGCCGGCCGACCGGGACCACCCGGTTGCGGGCGATCAGCAGCCGGCCGAGCACCTCCCGGTGGCGGGGCGCGCCGAGCGGGCGGGGCCGGCCGTCGGGACCCCACGCGGCGACCGGCCCCAGCAGTCCGAACTCCACGCCCACGGCACGGTCCCTTCGCGGGCGGCGCCGTCCCACGGGGTGCCGCCCGGTCACTCATCGATCGCTGATCCAGGGCCCGCACCCTTGGTGACGTCCCCGGACAGCCCGGACCGCGCGGTCCGGAACGACCACTCTGCCACGAGCCCACAGGAGTCGCTGTGACCCACCCGAGCATCCCCGGATTCACCGAGCACCGTGTGCCGGTCGACGACGGCGTCACGCTGAACGCCGCCGTCG encodes:
- a CDS encoding cupin domain-containing protein, which encodes MHVVTETDARTTRTAAAAMFGLAAPSQGSTELCTWRVEMAAGKETPVHTIDREQVWMPISGAFEVVIGDETEIVKAGQAVMVPGGATRRLTALEDAQALVAMPVGGQAALPDGNKVTLPWAV
- a CDS encoding MarR family winged helix-turn-helix transcriptional regulator; the protein is METNDPLERAELSFLLGMAFQLVLSEFVSRLDAAGYGELRPMHGLAFQALFGAGLTSTELAERLGITKQAAGQLVDELEKSGYLQRRPHPAGGRRKLVVLTEQALKHLVVAGGILRELEDELAVRLQREGLTMPRAELAALVRTLAGDTVPPLRPVW
- a CDS encoding BTAD domain-containing putative transcriptional regulator, whose product is MGVEFGLLGPVAAWGPDGRPRPLGAPRHREVLGRLLIARNRVVPVGRLVDDLWPDGPPAGAVGAVRTFVAALRRALEPGRPPRQPSRLLVTDGPGYVLRAGRDVVDAWRFEDTAARAAAAPPHAAVALWDEALARWRGPVLADFPAAAWAAAEQTRLEALRLDAVERRADALLATGAARDAVADLRAHVTAHPGREDGWVLLATALDRSGRRGEALETLRHARTALTGAYGSGTGTGAALARAEARILSGATGTAAEPAGVADGVWDRAAAAWERSVPARSRARLHATAGLLRDLAVTGADGLEEAREHRRELVAAAETTGDAELAAGIIGSYDVPAVWTRADDPANAGELARAAARAAARLGPDGPPALRARLLSVVAVESRGDAAADAPLPRAADAPAAEPWRLRAERAAEEAVRLARRLADPAVLAFALNGAFMQSFATCGSAARREALGAELARLAVGHHLPSHEVLARLIRLQALAGLGDLAAADAEAEEIDRLAVRNERPLAGVFTSWYRALRTCETDGWPAARPQYAKVLAETAHCGMPGLTRGAAVLVALVPAMRDGTLPAPDDFTDLDPGPYRPWLDPLLLAASGATERARQALATVPRPPHDLLQEALWCVLARTAAAVGHERVLRRARDELATADGESAGAGSGLVSFGPVAHHLRAADAALGERGPYGERQE